The Nodosilinea sp. FACHB-141 nucleotide sequence GGGTGCCCAGGGGTGCTAGGGGCGATGGAGGAGTAGTCATAACAAGTTGCTCCAGGCGGATAAGAAAGACAGCGCGTAAAGAAATACAGCGACAGGGCCATAGTTTCTCAATATTAGGTGCTCACTTTTCAGAATTGTGTGTAACATCGCTGGTGATACCAAGCTTTAGTTGGGTTGGTATCACCTCAGGAGCAACGGCGAGACCATTAGGTGTGCGGGCAGGAGATACAGCATCGGCTATCTCTCAGCCCAGAAAAAGTGCTTAAAAAGAAAAGTGGAAAATCTGAATTAAATTGTGTACCATTCGTTAGCACTTTTCCCCTACGGATAATTGCTGGGCCGCTGAATCTCTTCTTGAGTGCCTGAAAAGGTCTTTTTGGGAAGGAAGAAACGGACTCGTTTGGGTCTGCTTGGTTATCACTTTGGCCGGGCAGGTTTTCTATATACCCACCTGTTTTTCGGATACTACCGTGGATAGTCTCAAAGCCATTTTTAGTCGCAAGCCTCGGGGAGTTGGCATTGAGCTAACCCCCGAAAGAGTTAATTTGGCCCGCCTAAAAAAGCAGGGAGCCTCGCTTAAATTAGAAGCCTTGGCCTCGGTAGAACTGGCCGAGGGCATTTACGAGGAAGGCCAAATCTTAGACACCGCCGCCATGGCTGACGCCATTCAAACGGTGCTCGCTGAAAGCAAGCTCAAGGTCAGGCAGGCCACCACTGCTATTCCAGGGCGGGCAATTACCCGCGTCATTCCTGTGCCCGCCGAGCTCGACGACGACGAGCTGCGCGAAATGGTGCTCAACCAAGAGGCCAGTCTCTATCTGCCCTTCCCCCGCGAGGAGGCCGATGTTGACTATCAAAAACTCGGCTATTTTGTCGACGAAGATGGCATTGAGAAGGTGCAGGTGCTGCTGGTAGCGGTGCGTAAAGACCTCACCGATCCATATATTGAAGTGTTTCAGCAGGCGGGGCTGGCGCTCAACGTGCTTGAGACCTCCAGCTTTGCCCTGATTCGCACGATTCGGGAGCAGCTGCGGCAGTTTACGCCCCAGGAGGCCGCCGCCGTAGTCGATATCGAGTTTGAAAACACCGAAATCTCCATTGTGGTTGACGGGGTGCCCCACTTCTCGCGCACCGTACCCATTGGAACTTTTCAAATTCAAAGCGCCCTCAGCCGCGCCATGAATTTACCTCCCTCCCGCAACACGGAGCTGCTCCAGGGCATGACGGTGCCTATTCAAACGATGGATACTGTGGGTGCGCCCCAGATGGGCAACACCAACCCTGGCACTACTGCCATGCTGCGGGTGCTAGGCGAGCTGTCTGACGAACTGCGCCGCTCCATCGACTTCTACCTCAACCAGGGCGAAGACATGGAGGTGGCGCAGCTGCTACTGGCCGGACCGGGAGCTTCCATTGGGCAGCTCGACGAGTTTTTGGCCCAGCGGCTGAGTCTGCCAGCCAGCCAAATTGACCCGATCTCAGCGCTGTCGTTGGAAGTGGCTGAGGATATTCCCGAGAGTCAGCGGGCAGGGTTGGCAACGGTAATCGGTCTTGGCATGCGGGAGGTGTAGCTATGTACGGTCTCGATATTAATTTTCTCAAGGACCGCGAAGTTCGCGTCTTTGAGGCCAGACCCCGAGCTCGGGGTGGCGGCGGGGTGGCCCCAGGCGATCGCAGACCGCTAGTTTTGGGGTTGGCGGTGGCGCTGATACCCCTGGCGTTGGTGGGGGGCTACTGGGCGGTGACGAGAAGTCAGGTCAACCAGCTCCGGGCTCGCAGTGCTGAACTAGACGCTGAGACGGCTCAGCTGCAGAGTCAGCTCCAGGAGATTAGTGGTATTCAGGGGCAGATCGACCTCATTCGATCTGAAATCAACGCTTTCGTGACGGTCTTCAACGATATTCTCCCCTGGTCGGCGCTGCTGCAAGATATTCGCACCCGTACTCCGGCTCGCGTTCAAATCGTTGGCCTCAGCCAGACCACGACTACCCCCGAAGCAACTGATCCCAACGTTGTGCCGGAGTCGTCTGAAGGAATTTCCATTAACGGTGTGGCCTGTTCCTACGACGAGATCAACGATTTTGCCCTGGTGCTACAGCGATCGCCCCTGTTGCAGTCCGAGACTGTAGCGATTAGTCAGGCCCAGCAGCAACCCACCCTGCTTGACCCCCAAACCCAGGGCCGCTGCCCAGGCACTGCCGTAGGTGATCCTGACTTTTTGATTGACTACACCATCGGAGCCAACATTACTGATACCCCAGCCTCCCAGCTGGTGGATGAGCTAGAGCGCCAGGGTACTGTCGGTTTAGTAACCCGTATTCAGGCCCTGAGAGAAAAAGGAGTGATCGAATGACCGCATCGGGTGATTTCCTTCCCGCCGACGACCAGGCCTTAGACGTCGGCCCCACTTACCCTACAGCCTTTGGTATTGAGCTCACCCCCAAGGTGCAGGGCATTGGCTTAGCAGTACTGGGGTTAATCGGCTCCTTTGTTCTCTATAACTTTGTGGTCAAGCCCGTAGTGGAGCAAAAAACTGCTCTGGAGGGTGAGGTTGCCCAAAAGCAAGCTCAGGTTGACCAGCAACGGGCCAGTCTTCAAGACCGCGCTGCGCTACAGGCTGAGCTAAACTCGGCCCTGGAGCAGCGGGTGGGCGTTTACAGCCTGTTGGGTGGCGCTCAAACCCTCGACACTCTGCTGCTCGACATCAACCAGCAGATTCAGAACAGCAACGCGGCGATCGCCGATGTGCTGCGGGCCGACTCAGCTCGCCTCGACAACGCCCAGCTGGCTGCCCTAGGGCTCACCCGAGAACAAATTCAGCGGGTCAAGACCCAGTTTGCCGCTACTCCCCAGGTACAAAAGCAACTCTTCTCTTCGGAGCTGCTGCGCTTTAACCCCAGCCCGGCGGAGCCGGTCACTGACCTTGGCCCAGAGCTCAACGGCAAGCTAGAGCGCGTCACCGTCGATGTATCGATGCAGGCGTTGTTTCCCCAGACGCTCAGCATCATGCGCAATATCGAGCGCTTAGAGCCGCTGATCATCATTAAAGATGTGCAGCAGAGTATTGCGCCGCCGCCGGCTGATACCACCGAAGAGGAGCTCCTAGGCATTAGCCGACTTCTGCTCACCGACTACACCCTCGAAGTGCTCGTGCCCGTCGGCGACCCGAGCGTACCGCCCGAGCCACCGCCGCCGCCTGCCCCCGCCGAGGGTGCAGCCCCCGTCGAAGGTGCGCCTCCACCTGAAGGCGGCTAAACCCAACCTTTCCAGCCCCGTTGCTACTGCCACCCTAGTGGCCTAATCTACCCACCTAGCCCAGTCAAACCCCGCGCGGCCCAGCCGCATCTGTGATGGAGGAGTGAACCGTGAACCGTCTAATGAACCTGCAACCATTTTTGCTTGGCAGCACCCTCGTTGCCCTAGCTGCCCAACCTGGCTTGGCCTCAGTAACCAGCATTACTAACGTCCGCCTAAACCCCACCGCCACGGGATTAGACCTGGTTTTTGAAACCCAGGGAGGCGATAACAGCAGCGTTTTTACAGTGAGCCAGGGCAACACCCTACAGGCTGATATTACCCGTGCTCAGCTCAACCTGCCCGATGGAGGCAGCTTCAACCAGGCTAACCCTGCCCCCGGCATCAGTCAGGTATCCGTGGTTCCCCTCGATGCCAACAGCGTTCGCATCACCGTCAGTGGCACCAGCCAGCCCCCCACTGGGGCAGTAGAATCCAGCGATAATCAAGTAGTGCTATCGATTCGCAACGATGGCGGGACTGCCCAAGCTCCTACCCCGGTGCCTGCTGAGATCGAGACTGTGCCTGCTCCGACTGCTCCCCCCGCTGTGGCCCAAGCCGCTCCAGAGCCATCTCCTGAAGCTGCCCCAGAGCCGGCTCCCGAAGCCGCCCCAGAGGTGCCGACCCCAGCCAGCCCCGATGTGCTAGTACCCAACCCTGAAGTCACCATCGACGGTGCCCCCGTGCCTCGTCCTCAGGTGCAGCAAACACCTCCCTTTTTACCCCGTGCTGTAGCGCCGCCAATTGGTGACATTGCTGTAGCGGAGGGAGTGCCCTCCTTCAACAACATCAACTTAGGTAGCAACGAGCGCATCCCCAAGCTGCTGCTACGGGACGCTCCGGCCCGTGAGGTTTTGTCGCTTCTGGCCCGGGCTGCAGGACTCAACCTAGTGTTTACTCCCGCCGGAGGAGAAGCTGAGGCTGGGGCAGAAGGGGCCAGCGCCGATGGTCCGCCCGTTAGTCTAGATATTGAAAATGAGTCTGTTCAGGATGTGTTTAACCACGTTCTGCGGGTCACTGGCCTACAGGCTAACCGGGTAGGCCGCAGTGTCTATGTTGGCCCAAGCTTGCCGGTTTCAGCCCAAAATGTCTCTGCTAGAACCCTACGGCTGAATCAAGTTGACGCCACTGTGGCCACCAACTTTCTGGTGGCCCTAGGTGCGGAGAGCGCCGTCAGCCGAGAGCGCCTAGTCACTAACGTCAATGCTGTGACCGTTGCAGAGGGAACCCCTCCAATTACGGAAACCCAGACTTCAACGGTTGATCAGATTGAGGTGAGCCGAGTTGACTATGAAGATAGCCAAGGAATTCTTCGCGGGTTGCAGGTAGTCGCTGACGAGCGCACTAACTCAGTGACGCTCGTTGGCCGGGCTGATCTGATCGCTATTGCCACCGAGCAGCTCACCCGCATTGACCTGCGTAGACGGCAGGTTGCGGTCAATGTCAGAGTCATTGATATCGATCTCAACTCCCTCGATGCCTTTGGCACCAGCTTCTCATTCCAGAACGGGCTGTTTGGGGTGCTCAGCTCTGGCGGTCTCGGCATTCTCAATATTGGCGATGGTGGTACTCCCAACCCTGCAAGCCAGGCAACCCCCACAGGCACACCTATCCTGCCACGTACGTTAGGTGGCCCCGGTACCAATGCCACCTCCGGCAACTTCTTGGCTCAGCTGCTGGGAACGGTGCAAAACGGCAACGGCAAGATTATTACTGACCCCACTTTAATTGTGCAAGAGGGGCAGACGGCTACGGTTCAGCTAACTCAGGATGTGGTAACTGAGCTGACGCAAACCATTGAGGTGACCGAGACGGGAACCTTGACCACCTTGGACATTGAAACTGAGCCGGCTGGTTTAATTCTGCAAATTGACGTCGATCGCATTGATGACAATGGTTTTGTGTCGCTCTCGGTAGCTCCTAGTATCTCGGCACCAACCGACAGCTTTACCAGTGACGCGGGTACGTTCTTCCTGCTATCAGAGCGCCAAATTAGCTCTGGTCAGGTGCGAATTCGCGATGGTCAAACCCTGCTGCTTTCCGGCATTATCCAAGAGTCGGAGCGCAATAGCGTCAACAAAATTCCCATTCTGGGCGATATTCCCATTTTGGGAGCGCTGTTCCGCAGCACGGTAACCGATAACCAGCGGCGAGAACTGATTGTGCTACTGACGCCGCAAATCTTGGACGACTCGGATCAGTCGACCTTTGGGTATCAGTACACCCCTAGTGAGGCTGTGCAAGATATTCTCGAAAATCGAGGTCGTCAGGAGGAATAAATTAGTTCCTCCCGAGGAATGACTATTTCGATGGGTTAAGGTTCACGGTTCTTTTGCAAAGAAGACGGTTAATAAAAGGGGCAGAGGCGACAACAAGCGCTTCTGCCCCGATTTTTTCTCTGCTTCTATAGCGATCGCCAGGTTGAGCCATTCTGCATCACCCTCGATCGCAATGGTCCATAGCCATCGCGCTGCCTCCGGTTTGTCGGCGGTAGTGGCTCATGTCCTCAAAGTCGTCGATTTGCAACAGGGCTGGGTGCCTACTCGGCGAAGTAGCCGCCGTACATGACGTATTCGTCGCTCTGAAGTTGGTCAGAATTAGTGTAAAAGGCGACTTCAATGGAGTTGGCCGTGTTGGTGTCGGCTTTGGGAATGAGCTTGATGTAGCGGTTTTGGGTGTCGTAAAAGCTGGGGTTGGCCCCCAGCTCAAGCAAGTAGCCACCTTCGGTGCTGACTAGGGTGTAGGGGCTGGTTTGGCCGCTGCCCCACTGCACCTGATCGGGGGTCAGAGTCATGGGGCCAAAGGCGAGCAGTACGTCGCTGAGGGGCTGCCACTCCTTGATGAGGGAGATAGGCAGGGTGGCGGTAGGCGTAGTTGCCGGAGCGGCTGTAGTGGCTGTTGGCGGCTCGGTGGACTGTGCGGCGGGCTCAGGGGCAGAGTCGGTAGGAGCTGCTGGGGCAGGGTTAATGGCTTCGGTTTGGGGCGGGGAGTTGGGCCGGCAGCCGACGATCGCAACCCCAGCGGCGATCGCCACGGCCCACCTTGCCAGGGTAGGCCGACGGCGCTGAAGCGGCGACTGGTCAGGTTTCGCGGGCATAACTGTACTCCCGAGCACTATTTGGTGCCATGGTAACGTTTTGGTGACCTATCGATGCCGTCTTTTTGGCGGCTAAGACGCGGAATAATGGCTTTTTTGGGGCAGGATGCGTTGGCGATCGCCAAGGTGGGTAAAGTAGAGGCAGTGCTGCTCTGGCCTCGGTCTGAACTAGGGCGGTGGTTGTGATCGGAGCGATTTGTCTAACCCAAGGGCGATCGCTACAGTTGGGGTGAACCCAGGAGACATGGCTATGGCTCAGACGGTGCGTTCTGCGGCGGTGACGGCGACGCCAGCAACCCAGGCGGATGTTGAGTTGCGGCGGGTGGTTAAGGCCTTTGGAACAGAGGTGGCAGTTCGCGATCTCGACCTGACGGTGCACCAGGGCGAATTCTTTAGTATTTTGGGCCCTTCAGGCTGCGGCAAAACCACAACCCTGCGTCTAATCGCGGGTTTTGAAACTCCTACTGCTGGCGATGTCCTGATTCAGGGGGCCAACGTGAGCACCGTACCCGCCCACCGTCGCCCCGTTAATACTGTCTTTCAAAGCTATGCTCTCTTTGACCATATGACGGTTAAAGACAACATTGCCTTTGGCCTCAAAATTCGTCGCATGGGGTCGCTTCAAGTGCGCGATCGCGTTGCCGAAGCCCTGCGCCTGGTGCGTATGGAATCTATGGCTGCCCGTTATCCCGCCCAGCTTTCTGGTGGGCAGCAGCAGCGGGTGGCCCTGGCCCGCGCCTTGGTTAACCATCCAGCGGTGATGCTGCTCGATGAGCCCCTCGGCGCTTTAGATCAAAAGCTGCGCAAGCAG carries:
- a CDS encoding ABC transporter ATP-binding protein, with the translated sequence MAQTVRSAAVTATPATQADVELRRVVKAFGTEVAVRDLDLTVHQGEFFSILGPSGCGKTTTLRLIAGFETPTAGDVLIQGANVSTVPAHRRPVNTVFQSYALFDHMTVKDNIAFGLKIRRMGSLQVRDRVAEALRLVRMESMAARYPAQLSGGQQQRVALARALVNHPAVMLLDEPLGALDQKLRKQMQVELANLHRQLGISFIMVTHDQEEALSLSDRIAVMNNGQIEQIGTPSDIYDRPRTAFVADFIGDTNLLSGRIDQTYPSQVQVTTDSGLRVLACSAGSSDAQTVVVSVRPEKINLSLSAPATANNCYQGHITHLMYLGTHLHCVVRLGSGETLMVRQPNRAESLGVDAAVYVHWAADDCLVLDPA
- a CDS encoding AMIN domain-containing protein, with amino-acid sequence MNRLMNLQPFLLGSTLVALAAQPGLASVTSITNVRLNPTATGLDLVFETQGGDNSSVFTVSQGNTLQADITRAQLNLPDGGSFNQANPAPGISQVSVVPLDANSVRITVSGTSQPPTGAVESSDNQVVLSIRNDGGTAQAPTPVPAEIETVPAPTAPPAVAQAAPEPSPEAAPEPAPEAAPEVPTPASPDVLVPNPEVTIDGAPVPRPQVQQTPPFLPRAVAPPIGDIAVAEGVPSFNNINLGSNERIPKLLLRDAPAREVLSLLARAAGLNLVFTPAGGEAEAGAEGASADGPPVSLDIENESVQDVFNHVLRVTGLQANRVGRSVYVGPSLPVSAQNVSARTLRLNQVDATVATNFLVALGAESAVSRERLVTNVNAVTVAEGTPPITETQTSTVDQIEVSRVDYEDSQGILRGLQVVADERTNSVTLVGRADLIAIATEQLTRIDLRRRQVAVNVRVIDIDLNSLDAFGTSFSFQNGLFGVLSSGGLGILNIGDGGTPNPASQATPTGTPILPRTLGGPGTNATSGNFLAQLLGTVQNGNGKIITDPTLIVQEGQTATVQLTQDVVTELTQTIEVTETGTLTTLDIETEPAGLILQIDVDRIDDNGFVSLSVAPSISAPTDSFTSDAGTFFLLSERQISSGQVRIRDGQTLLLSGIIQESERNSVNKIPILGDIPILGALFRSTVTDNQRRELIVLLTPQILDDSDQSTFGYQYTPSEAVQDILENRGRQEE
- the pilM gene encoding type IV pilus assembly protein PilM, producing MDSLKAIFSRKPRGVGIELTPERVNLARLKKQGASLKLEALASVELAEGIYEEGQILDTAAMADAIQTVLAESKLKVRQATTAIPGRAITRVIPVPAELDDDELREMVLNQEASLYLPFPREEADVDYQKLGYFVDEDGIEKVQVLLVAVRKDLTDPYIEVFQQAGLALNVLETSSFALIRTIREQLRQFTPQEAAAVVDIEFENTEISIVVDGVPHFSRTVPIGTFQIQSALSRAMNLPPSRNTELLQGMTVPIQTMDTVGAPQMGNTNPGTTAMLRVLGELSDELRRSIDFYLNQGEDMEVAQLLLAGPGASIGQLDEFLAQRLSLPASQIDPISALSLEVAEDIPESQRAGLATVIGLGMREV
- a CDS encoding PilN domain-containing protein, with the translated sequence MYGLDINFLKDREVRVFEARPRARGGGGVAPGDRRPLVLGLAVALIPLALVGGYWAVTRSQVNQLRARSAELDAETAQLQSQLQEISGIQGQIDLIRSEINAFVTVFNDILPWSALLQDIRTRTPARVQIVGLSQTTTTPEATDPNVVPESSEGISINGVACSYDEINDFALVLQRSPLLQSETVAISQAQQQPTLLDPQTQGRCPGTAVGDPDFLIDYTIGANITDTPASQLVDELERQGTVGLVTRIQALREKGVIE